CTTCGCCGGCCGATGTGATCCAGCTCTTTGATGCATTCAGGACGACGTCGTCGCCATCGAACCGCGCGCTGGAGAGCGGAGCCCAGAATTGGCTGCGTGACCCGGTCTCTGAGAAGGCGAGGGTGCTGAGGTGGCGTCCGCTGGCCACGGCTTCTCTCGTAGAACGCGGAGCGTGGGCTTCGATGGCGGCTGTGGCAGCGTAGTGCATGCCGGTGATCATGGCGGTGCTGCCACAGGTTGCGGCCAGACGGCGCACGACGCGCGCGGCGTCGGCAAAGCTCCCGCCTCCGCCTCCGACCTCGGTGGCGCAGGTCAGGCCGAGCAGGCCGCCCTTGGCGAGGGCGTCGATGGATGCGCGCGGGAAACGACCCAGGCTGTCGGTCTCCGTGGCGCTGGGCGCGATGACGTCGGTGCAGATGCGCTCGAGCACGTCGAGAGCGTTTGGAGCGGTGATCATTTGATGGTCCTCCGGTCAGTGCGTTTCATGGGGGGGCTTCCTCTCAGACGGGCTTCAGATGTGTCGGCCAGATGTGGAAAGAGGCGCGTGCCCGTCGAGTGTGGCGTTCCGCGGTTCCAGAGCAGGGTCCTGTCGACGACGAGACGCAGAGCGCGATCCCTGTCGGCCTCGTTTACCGTCTGTGTGTGAGACACGGGCACTAAAGGAGCGTGGTGGAGGAGCCGATAGGAGATCTGTGGAAATTTTCTCAGATATGCGCTCTCGACCACGTCTTGCCCTGCTCTTCCGCCGTCTGAGCACGGCCGCGCTTTGCGTGACGCTTGCCCTCATGCTTGCACTGACAGGGCCGAGCGCCGCGCGCATGAAGGGCATGCGCTTCACCAACCCCGTCATCGAAGGTGTCCGGGTCAACGTGGTGCTGGTCGACCTGAACCATCCGGGCATCGATGTGCGTCCCTTCGTTGCGGGACAACCCCCGTTCTACATGCGCAACCGTTATCGCAGCTTCTCCGATCTGGTCAAGGTCACGCATTGCCTGGCCGCCATCAACGGTACGTTCTTCGACCCCCGCACGGCCTCGGTCCTGGGCAGCATGGTCTGGCAAGGAAGGGTTGTGCACAGCGGCTGGGTGGGGAACGCGGTAGCGGTCGACGCGAGCAATCGCGCGCACTACATCCGCCTCACCCAGCCCCACAGCGGCAGCGTCGATTGGAGCCAGTACCGCTTTGCGGTTGCCGCCGGCCCCACGCTGGTTAATGAAGGCCGCGTGGTCGTGACGCGCGAGGGCGAGGGGTTCCACGACCCCGCGCTGTTCCGCCCCGCGAGACGTAGCGCCATCGGGTTTCGGGAGAACGGCGAGATGCTTCTCGTGACCGTTCCCCGCCCTGTCTCTCTCCACAAGCTGGCGCGCCTGATGACCCGCATGCGGTCGACCATCGCTCTGAACCTCGACGGCGGCTCGTCGAGCGCGATGTATTGCAACGGGCGCACGCTTGTGAATCCACGGCGCAAGATCACCAACATCCTCGCGGTGCTGCCGCGCGCTTCGGCAGGGGCGGGAAGAGCCGCCATGCCGCGCAGCGCAGAGGGCGCCGCGCAGCCCTGAGCCCACCGCGGACGCAGGAGCTCAGCGCGCCGCGACCGCCTGGAACGACCGCGCCCAAGGCTGCAGCATGAAGGCTTCGCCGGATGAAGGTGGCGGCGTGCTGGGGGAAGGGGCTGATGGGGTCGTAGGTGCCGGCGACGGATCTTGAGGGGCTGGCGCTGGAGGAGGGGCTGGATCAGTTGGACCTGGCGCGGGTGCTGGTTCAGGCGCAGGCGAAGGCGCGGGGCCCGAAGACCCACCCGGAGGAGGAACGAGCTTCGACATGTCGCCGTAGAGGTGGCTCGCGTCGCAGCCTCCTTGAACGCCGGGAATGCGGGCGCGATAGGTGTACTGCCATGCGGTGAGGGTGGGCCAGGGGGCCGGTGGCGGCGGTGAGGTCTCGCTGTAGGCGGCCAGCCAGAGCGGGAAGTGGCCAAGCGCCTCGCCGTCGAGCTTGCGCAGGATGTTCTGGTTGGTGTAGACCCAGGGCGTCTTACCCGTCTTCTGCTCGACCTCGGTGCACCACTTCCCGATCCAGTCGCTCTGCTGGTCCGGCGTCAGGCCGTAGGGCAGCTCGAAGTCGAGAACGGGGAACTCCTTGGGGCCCATGGGGCCGACCTTCTCGAGGTAGTATCGCGCCTCCACCCTGGGGTCGCTGATCTTGTGGGCGATGGTGGAGCCCGCGAAGTGGTAGAGTCCGCAGTAGAGGTTGTTCCTGCTCAGCTCCTGACGGTTCTGCGATGTGAAGTCATCGGTCCAGTCGGGCCCTTCGGTGGCCTTGCAGATGGCGA
The Pseudomonadota bacterium genome window above contains:
- a CDS encoding phosphodiester glycosidase family protein, with product MCRPDVERGACPSSVAFRGSRAGSCRRRDAERDPCRPRLPSVCETRALKERGGGADRRSVEIFSDMRSRPRLALLFRRLSTAALCVTLALMLALTGPSAARMKGMRFTNPVIEGVRVNVVLVDLNHPGIDVRPFVAGQPPFYMRNRYRSFSDLVKVTHCLAAINGTFFDPRTASVLGSMVWQGRVVHSGWVGNAVAVDASNRAHYIRLTQPHSGSVDWSQYRFAVAAGPTLVNEGRVVVTREGEGFHDPALFRPARRSAIGFRENGEMLLVTVPRPVSLHKLARLMTRMRSTIALNLDGGSSSAMYCNGRTLVNPRRKITNILAVLPRASAGAGRAAMPRSAEGAAQP